One segment of Triticum aestivum cultivar Chinese Spring chromosome 2A, IWGSC CS RefSeq v2.1, whole genome shotgun sequence DNA contains the following:
- the LOC123185915 gene encoding uncharacterized protein translates to MTNACLRRAGGEIADDILRDVFGRLPSYQDLLRCAATCKRWRRLVTDPAFLRRIGLWPQTARHPSILAGVFYQNACPAGKPRPKHGHPPEFLNLQLGGAHSDTTFNSFVHGAHLTFASLVDNDDGLFDLARPLASRRGLLLVSILLPTMFHDMRGTGARDKIQLAVCRPVVDKQRSLLPLLSFDLTGSLDWHLTGCALLTDEDRGVIDSLDQPRQRSWFQVLLTYTGDNGIIYVYMYSSATDTWSTPTKFCQASQLIRCGPFAGVVTHNTVHWLYKDETSFYTLNVNAITTDVSLTKIPIHVEACRQWGRVLFPCVSGEGKLSFVSMRNHGILVLWTKQEQDDGGYGREASSGGWLGSDLINLGSKDEINNVFYAERRGAMLIERCGGSFFTIDLKSKEKASIDIKGEEMEPHKGYCRFPMYDCSSTWCNGVYGRRRFDFITPVLYEMDWVFDRGMLSTSDQRQDEDGLSQ, encoded by the coding sequence ATGACCAATGCGTGCTTACGCCGCGCCGGCGGCGAAATCGCGGACGACATCCTCCGCGACGTCTTCGGGCGCCTGCCGAGCTACCAGGACCTCCTCCGCTGCGCAGCCACGTGCAAGCGATGGCGCCGCCTCGTCACCGACCCGGCCTTCCTCCGACGCATCGGCCTCTGGCCGCAGACGGCGCGCCACCCATCCATCCTCGCCGGGGTCTTCTACCAGAACGCGTGCCCCGCCGGTAAGCCCCGCCCGAAACACGGACACCCTCCGGAATTCTTGAACCTTCAGCTTGGCGGAGCACATAGTGATACTACCTTCAACTCGTTCGTCCATGGTGCGCATCTCACCTTTGCCTCGCTGGTCGACAACGACGATGGTCTCTTCGACTTGGCGAGGCCACTCGCATCGCGCCGTGGTCTTCTTCTCGTGAGCATCCTGCTGCCTACCATGTTCCACGACATGCGCGGTACAGGCGCCCGTGATAAGATCCAGCTGGCGGTATGCCGTCCTGTGGTCGACAAGCAGCGCAGTCTTCTTCCATTGCTTTCCTTCGACCTAACTGGATCTTTGGACTGGCACCTCACCGGCTGCGCACTCCTTACCGACGAGGACCGTGGTGTCATtgattctttggatcaaccacgaCAACGGTCGTGGTTTCAAGTGCTCTTGACCTACACCGGCGACAATGGGATCATATATGTCTACATGTACTCCTCTGCCACGGATACTTGGAGCACGCCCACCAAGTTTTGCCAGGCTTCACAACTCATCAGGTGTGGACCATTCGCCGGCGTTGTCACCCATAACACCGTGCACTGGTTGTACAAGGACGAGACTAGTTTCTACACGCTCAATGTAAACGCTATCACCACGGATGTCTCTCTGACCAAGATCCCAATCCACGTCGAAGCTTGTCGGCAGTGGGGGCGGGTGTTGTTTCCGTGTGTCTCCGGGGAAGGAAAGCTTTCGTTCGTGAGTATGCGGAACCATGGCATATTAGTGCTCTGGACCAAGCAAGAACAAGATGACGGCGGCTATGGCCGTGAGGCTAGCTCGGGAGGGTGGTTGGGCTCCGACCTGATAAATCTAGGAAGCAAGGACGAAATAAACAATGTCTTCTACGCAGAGAGGAGAGGTGCCATGCTCATCGAGCGGTGTGGTGGTTCCTTTTTCACCATTGATCTCAAGAGCAAGGAGAAGGCGTCCATTGATATCAAGGGCGAGGAAATGGAGCCTCACAAGGGATATTGCAGGTTTCCAATGTATGATTGTAGTAGTACTTGGTGTAACGGAGTCTATGGTAGAAGACGGTTCGATTTCATCACACCAGTATTGTACGAGATGGATTGGGTGTTTGACCGTGGCATGCTCTCCACCTCTGATCAGAGGCAAGATGAAGACGGTTTAAGTCAATAA